The Methanorbis furvi region TCGTCTTTGTCTGCGACCACTTCACCCCGAACAAAGACATCGACTCAGCCGAACAGGTCAGCGTGACCCGCAGTTTCGCTCAGGAGATGGGAATTACCCACTACTATGAAGGAGGCAACTGCGGAATTGAGCATGCCCTCCTTCCCGAAGAGGGACTTGTTGGTCCCTGGGACCTTGTTATCGGAGCTGACAGTCATACCTGTACGTATGGCGGTATCGGCGCATTCTCAACAGGAATGGGTTCAACCGATATCGCAGCCGGCATGGTTCTTGGTGAGAACTGGTTCAAAGTTCCGCCAAGCATCAAAGTTGATCTCCACGGCAAAATGGGAAAGTACGTACAAGGCAAAGACGTAATCCTGAAACTTATCGGAACAATCGGCGTGTCCGGCGCTCTCTACAAGGCTCTTGAGTTTGGCGGATCCGGCGTTGACAAGATGTCGATCGAAAGCCGTCTCACAATTGCCAACATGGCAATCGAAGCAGGTGCAAAAGCAGGACTCTTCCCAGCCGACAAGAAGACGCTGAAGTACACCCGCAAAGCCGGACGCAGTGATGAGGAGATCAAGCCTGACAAGTTTGCGATGTACGAGTCAGAGATTGATATGGAGATCAAAGGGATGGCTCCACAGGTAGCTCTCCCGCACCTGCCGGAGAATGTGAAAGGAGTCGACGAGGTCGGCGAGCTGGAAATTCACCAAGCGGTTATCGGCAGCTGCACAAACGGAAGAATCGAGGATATGCGCCAGGCAGCAGATATTCTCCGCGGCAGAAAGGTGGACAAACATGTCCGCTGCATTATCATTCCGGCAACTCCCCGCGTATGGCGCGACTGCGTGCACGAAGGGCTGATGCAGGTGTTTATCGATGCGGGAGCGATCATCTCCCCGCCAACCTGTGGCCCTTGTCTGGGCGGTCACATGGGAATTCTCGCCAAAGGCGAACGGGCAATCTCCACAACGAACCGCAACTTCCGCGGCAGGATGGGATCGCTTGATTCAGAAGTTATTCTGTCCAATCCTGCGGTTGCCGCGGCATCTGCTGTTACCGGTCGGGTTACTGATCCAAGGAGTCTGTAAAAATGGAGTATAAAGGTAAAGCCCACGTTGTCGGGGAAAATATTGATACGGATGCAATTATTCCGGCACGATTCTTGGTAACTACTGACGAGGCAGAGCTCGGCAGACACTGCATGTCCGGCCTTGAAGAGAACTGGGTCTCCCGCGTCTCGAAGGGAGATATTATGGTTGCCGGCGAGAACTTCGGCTGCGGTTCGTCCCGCGAACATGCGCCTGTCGCAATTAAGGGTGCGGGCATTCCGGTTGTGATCGCCCACAGTTTTGCGAGAATTTTCTACCGCAATGCGTTCAATACCGGACTGATTCTGCTTGAGGTCGGTGATGAGTATCAGAAGATCTCTGATGGCGAGATGCTGACTGTTGATACTGAGAAGGGAACGATCACAACAGCAGAAGGCGTTGTTATCTCCTGTTCTCCGGTTCCTTCGTTTATGCAGGAGATTTTGGATGCCGGCGGGCTTGTTGGGTATGTGAGAAAACAGATCGGGGCTGAGTAAGGTGGGAAGCTACAAAATTGCGGTTCTGCCGGGCGATGGTATCGGTCCTGAGGTTGTTGCTGAGGCGGTGAAGGTTCTTTCAATCGTTGGCAAAAAGTTCCATCACTCGTTTGATCTGCGGTATGCGGACTTTGGCGGTGCGGCGATTGATTCGTCGGGCGTTCCGTTCCCTCCGGCCACGCAGGATGTCTGCATGAGTTCAGACGCGGTTCTTTTTGGTGCGGTTGGCGGACCGAAATGGGATACGCTTGATCCTGCCATCCGTCCTGAGAAGGGACTTCTTGCGCTGCGAAAAGCTGCCGGAGCGTTTGCGAACCTGCGTCCTGCGAAGTTGTTTTCCGAACTTGCGGATGCATGTTATCTGCGGCCTGATATTGTGGCGAACGGGATTGATATTCTGGTTGTCCGCGAGCTTATCGGGGATGTTTACTTCGGTGAGCCGTCAGGGATTGAGGTTCGTGACGGCGAGCGGGTCGGTTTTTCGAATATGATTTATGCGGAACATGAGATCCGCCGTGTGGCTGAGGTCGCGTTTGAGACGGCGATGAAGCGAGGCAAGCGGTTGTGTTCGGTTGATAAGGCGAATGTGCTGGCGGTGTCACGGCTCTGGCGCGAGGTGGTGACAGAAGTTGCCAAAGGGTATCCGGAAGTGGAGCTGTCCCATATGTATGTAGATAATGCGGCGATGCAGCTGGTGAGAAATCCTGCGGCGTTTGATGTGATTGTGACCGGCAATCTGTTCGGCGATATTTTGTCGGATGAGGCTGCGGCAATTACGGGGTCGATTGGTATGCTGCCGTCTGCGTCGGTTGGGGGAGCAAATACTCCGGGTCTTTACGAACCGGTTCACGGTTCTGCTCCTGATATTGCGGGGCAGAATCTTGCAAATCCGGTTGCAACGATTCTGTCTCTTGCGATGCTTCTGCGGTATTCGCTGAATCTTTCAGCGGAGGCTGATGCGGTTGAGGCTGCGGTTGCTGCGGTTCTGGCTGCGGGTTACCGGACAGGGGATATCTACCGCGATGGAATGAAGCGTGTCGGCTGCACTGAGATGGGGCAGCTGATCGCAGACCGCGTGTGATATTTTTTTCTTTTTTTTGTTTACTCTGTGAGCAGCCATCTCCAGAGCGGAATGGCTGTGATTTCATCATCCAGCTGAAGAGAGAGATCCTCAGTAAGCAAAATCTTTCTGACCGCAACATCT contains the following coding sequences:
- the leuC gene encoding 3-isopropylmalate dehydratase large subunit encodes the protein MHRTIAEKILQSKTDQKITGSGQIVRCKLSLVLANDITAPLAIKSFREMGANKVFDKDKVVFVCDHFTPNKDIDSAEQVSVTRSFAQEMGITHYYEGGNCGIEHALLPEEGLVGPWDLVIGADSHTCTYGGIGAFSTGMGSTDIAAGMVLGENWFKVPPSIKVDLHGKMGKYVQGKDVILKLIGTIGVSGALYKALEFGGSGVDKMSIESRLTIANMAIEAGAKAGLFPADKKTLKYTRKAGRSDEEIKPDKFAMYESEIDMEIKGMAPQVALPHLPENVKGVDEVGELEIHQAVIGSCTNGRIEDMRQAADILRGRKVDKHVRCIIIPATPRVWRDCVHEGLMQVFIDAGAIISPPTCGPCLGGHMGILAKGERAISTTNRNFRGRMGSLDSEVILSNPAVAAASAVTGRVTDPRSL
- the leuD gene encoding 3-isopropylmalate dehydratase small subunit (catalyzes the isomerization between 2-isopropylmalate and 3-isopropylmalate in leucine biosynthesis), which translates into the protein MEYKGKAHVVGENIDTDAIIPARFLVTTDEAELGRHCMSGLEENWVSRVSKGDIMVAGENFGCGSSREHAPVAIKGAGIPVVIAHSFARIFYRNAFNTGLILLEVGDEYQKISDGEMLTVDTEKGTITTAEGVVISCSPVPSFMQEILDAGGLVGYVRKQIGAE
- the leuB gene encoding 3-isopropylmalate dehydrogenase, with product MGSYKIAVLPGDGIGPEVVAEAVKVLSIVGKKFHHSFDLRYADFGGAAIDSSGVPFPPATQDVCMSSDAVLFGAVGGPKWDTLDPAIRPEKGLLALRKAAGAFANLRPAKLFSELADACYLRPDIVANGIDILVVRELIGDVYFGEPSGIEVRDGERVGFSNMIYAEHEIRRVAEVAFETAMKRGKRLCSVDKANVLAVSRLWREVVTEVAKGYPEVELSHMYVDNAAMQLVRNPAAFDVIVTGNLFGDILSDEAAAITGSIGMLPSASVGGANTPGLYEPVHGSAPDIAGQNLANPVATILSLAMLLRYSLNLSAEADAVEAAVAAVLAAGYRTGDIYRDGMKRVGCTEMGQLIADRV